TGAAGGATGTGCTCAACGCGATGAAAGCGGGCAGCGCTTTCACCTCCAACGTCATCACCGGGGACGAGGCGAGGTTGATCTCGGACGAGATCGACGAGATCCTGATCAACGACAGTTTCCGCGAACTGATGTCGCGCGGCTTGCTCCGCGGCCTCGGCGTGCTCAGGCGCAAGGCGCAATAGCTCACTCGATCATCTCGGCCCGTTATCGTCCCGGCATTGATGACCACGAAAATGACTTGGTTGGTGGGTCCAAAGGTGACGTCGGCGATGCCCTCTGTGCGTGCTGAACCGGCCGAGAATTATGGTTAACATCCTCGCCTAAGTCCGTAGTTCTGCGGGTTTTTTTCTCGAAATGGCACAGCGTTAACGAGTTGCCCTACAACTGCCCGAACTTAATCTGCATTTAACTAAAAGTCGCCTTAATGACGCTCCGACCCTCTGCGAGATGCTGGTTCCGGAACGTGACCAGCGGCACTTCGAAGGGGGACTGAGTGACACCGTCCTGGACGCAAGGCGAATGAGTACGAGTATCGCTGCGCAGAGTTACGCGGCACGGAAGCCAAACAATTCTCGGAAGTCTTCCCGGAAAATGACCACCCAAAACGTGCTTGGCGCCGCCGTGGCCGGCTGCGTCTTGCTTGCCGGCTGGACCGTCTACAACAACATCTTCGCCGCCAGCGTCTATCCGACCGTCGGCAGCTCCGGTTACGACGAGCCCGTGGTCAAGCGCGCGCCCAAGGTCGCGCTGCGTGAGGCGGGCGCGGCTATCCGGGAAACCTTTGCGCTGCTGCCGGACCGGCTGCAGGTGGCTGCACCGATCTCGCGCGAACAGTTCAACGAGCGTTTTGCCGCGGCGGCGACCCAAGGTGTGGAGTCGAACGCAGCGAGCGCTGCGCCTGCGACGCAGGTCGCCGAAGCTGCTCCGAAGCCGACCGTCGTCGCGAAGGTCGCCGAAGCGCTGAAGCCGCTCAACCCGGTCAAGGTGGCTGAGAGGGTCGCCGACAAGGTCGCGGATGTGGCTAAGGGCAAGCGCGGCACTGACGCGCATGTGCAGCTCGCCTCGGCCGATCCGGCCGAGATCGTGCCGGCACCGGCAGCCAGGCCGAAATCCTTCGCCGACCGTGCCAAGGCCGCGGTGATGTCGATCACCGGCCCGCGCCAGTCGATGGTGGAAAAGCTCTGGGGCAAGCGTGAGCCCTCCGGCGGCTTGCTCGCTTATGCCTCGGCCGATGCCAGCGTGACCTCGGCGATCGCGCCGAAGGAGCAGAACCCGATGTTCGGCGGCGCGCCGCCCTACGACCGCGACACCGCGGTCTACGACATCACCGCCAAGACGGTTTATCTGCCCGACGGCACCAGGCTCGAGGCGCATTCCGGCCTCGGCGACAATCTGGACGATCCGCGCTCGCAGCGCGTGCGCATGCGCGGCGTCACCCCGCCGCACATCTACAATCTGAAGCCGCGCGAGGCGCTGTTCCACGGCGTGCCTGCGCTGCGCCTGACCCCGATCGGCGGCGAGAGCGCGATCTACGGCCGCGACGGCCTGCTCGCCCACACCTTCATGCTCGGGCCGAACGGCGATTCCAACGGCTGCGTGTCGTTCAAGGACTATTACGCGTTCCTCGACGCCTACCGCAACAAGGGCATCCGCAAGCTCGCGGTGCTGGCGCGGGTCCAGTAGACCGTTCAATTCGAGATCATGCAAAAGGGCCGCTCGCTGCGGCCCTTTTCATTTTCTGCTTCCAGAGTGAACCGCTACGCCGCGTTGGCCGGGATGGCCTTGCGCAGGGCCATCTCGGTGGCGATCGCCTCTCGCACCACGGGCCGCACCTGCATGCGTTCGAGATATCCAGCGAGCGGGGGCCATTGCGCGATGTCGACGCCTGCGGGACGAAGCAGCAGCAAGGCCCAGGCGAGATGGGCATCCGCGACGGTGAAGCGTTGACCGACGAGGAATTCGCGGTCCGCCAGATG
This genomic interval from Bradyrhizobium guangzhouense contains the following:
- a CDS encoding DUF2778 domain-containing protein: MTTQNVLGAAVAGCVLLAGWTVYNNIFAASVYPTVGSSGYDEPVVKRAPKVALREAGAAIRETFALLPDRLQVAAPISREQFNERFAAAATQGVESNAASAAPATQVAEAAPKPTVVAKVAEALKPLNPVKVAERVADKVADVAKGKRGTDAHVQLASADPAEIVPAPAARPKSFADRAKAAVMSITGPRQSMVEKLWGKREPSGGLLAYASADASVTSAIAPKEQNPMFGGAPPYDRDTAVYDITAKTVYLPDGTRLEAHSGLGDNLDDPRSQRVRMRGVTPPHIYNLKPREALFHGVPALRLTPIGGESAIYGRDGLLAHTFMLGPNGDSNGCVSFKDYYAFLDAYRNKGIRKLAVLARVQ